A genome region from Microbacterium sp. CGR2 includes the following:
- a CDS encoding fumarylacetoacetate hydrolase family protein, whose translation MKFARLGTPGTEVPVLVEGDRYLDLRSVTSDVNGDFLAGDFRSRVAAARDAGELPELTGAGALRVGAPIARPSAVICIGMNYAAHAAESGSEPPKIPIIFLKTPNTVVGPNDAVTIPRGSEKTDWEVELGIVIGARASYLDSPDESMAHVAGFVLANDVSERAFQIEVSGGQWSKGKIAPGFNPTGPWLVTPDEIDHHVLGLRSFVNGEPRQDSNTSDMIFSVEHLVHHLSQYVALEPGDLILTGTPQGVALSGNYPYLTAGDVVEVEIDGLGRQRQEFVAWEAQR comes from the coding sequence ATGAAGTTCGCGCGGCTCGGCACCCCTGGGACCGAGGTCCCCGTCCTCGTGGAGGGCGATCGCTACCTCGATCTCCGCTCTGTGACATCCGATGTGAACGGCGACTTTCTTGCCGGCGACTTCCGCTCCCGTGTCGCCGCGGCGCGCGACGCCGGCGAGCTCCCCGAACTGACGGGAGCCGGCGCACTGCGCGTCGGAGCCCCGATCGCCCGGCCGAGCGCCGTGATCTGCATCGGGATGAACTACGCCGCCCACGCTGCCGAATCCGGTTCGGAGCCGCCGAAGATCCCGATCATCTTCCTGAAGACCCCGAACACCGTGGTCGGGCCCAACGACGCGGTGACCATCCCCCGCGGCAGCGAGAAGACCGACTGGGAGGTGGAGCTCGGCATCGTGATCGGAGCCCGCGCCTCCTATCTCGACTCCCCCGACGAGTCGATGGCGCACGTCGCCGGCTTCGTCCTGGCCAACGACGTCTCCGAACGCGCCTTCCAGATCGAGGTGTCCGGAGGGCAGTGGTCGAAGGGCAAGATCGCTCCCGGATTCAACCCGACCGGTCCGTGGCTCGTCACGCCCGACGAGATCGACCATCATGTGCTCGGGCTGCGGAGTTTCGTCAACGGCGAGCCCCGGCAGGACTCGAACACCAGCGACATGATCTTCTCGGTGGAACACCTCGTTCACCACCTGTCGCAGTACGTGGCGCTCGAGCCGGGCGACCTCATCCTCACCGGCACCCCGCAGGGCGTGGCCCTGTCCGGCAACTACCCGTACTTGACCGCGGGAGACGTCGTCGAGGTCGAGATCGACGGCTTGGGTCGTCAACGACAGGAGTTCGTGGCATGGGAGGCGCAGCGATGA
- a CDS encoding aldo/keto reductase, producing the protein MSAPEARAPRLDIPALGYGAANVGNLFRPLTDDEAWAVLEAAWEGGIRYFDTAPHYGLGLSERRLGAFLQTKPRDEFVLSTKVGRLLRPNPAHDGGLDTANDFHVPDDLQRVWDFSADGIRTSLDESRERLGIDRIDLLYLHDPERHDLDLALAEALPAMEQLRSEGETAAIGIGSMVSNALAAAVRSADLDLIMVAGRYTLLEQPAAAEVLPACRERDTGIVAASVFNSGLLASSVPRRDGRYEYGQLPDELWDRLVRIAAICDQHGVPLPAAAIQFPLQASEVRSVVVGGSRPAQLQQNAEYAAREISTALWEHLAAERLIPG; encoded by the coding sequence ATGTCGGCGCCTGAGGCGCGGGCTCCCCGCCTCGACATCCCCGCGCTCGGATACGGCGCCGCGAACGTCGGCAACCTCTTCCGCCCGCTGACCGACGACGAGGCGTGGGCTGTGCTCGAGGCGGCGTGGGAGGGTGGCATCCGCTACTTCGACACCGCTCCGCACTATGGCCTCGGCCTGTCCGAGCGCCGACTCGGGGCATTCCTGCAGACGAAGCCGCGCGACGAGTTCGTGCTGTCGACCAAGGTCGGCCGCCTGCTGCGTCCCAATCCCGCGCACGACGGTGGCCTCGACACCGCCAATGACTTCCACGTGCCGGACGATCTGCAGAGGGTGTGGGACTTCTCGGCCGACGGCATCCGCACCAGCCTGGACGAGTCGCGCGAGCGCCTCGGCATCGACCGCATCGACCTGCTGTACCTGCACGACCCAGAGCGCCACGATCTCGATCTCGCGCTCGCCGAGGCGCTGCCCGCGATGGAGCAGTTGCGCAGCGAGGGCGAGACGGCAGCGATCGGCATCGGATCGATGGTGTCGAATGCTCTGGCCGCGGCCGTGCGATCGGCCGACCTCGACCTGATCATGGTGGCCGGCCGCTACACGCTGCTCGAGCAGCCCGCAGCCGCCGAGGTCCTGCCCGCGTGCCGGGAGCGCGACACCGGCATCGTCGCGGCATCCGTGTTCAACTCGGGTCTGCTGGCGTCGAGCGTGCCGCGCCGCGACGGCCGGTACGAGTACGGTCAGCTGCCCGACGAGCTGTGGGACCGCCTCGTGCGCATCGCCGCGATCTGCGACCAGCACGGAGTCCCGTTGCCGGCGGCCGCTATCCAGTTCCCGCTGCAGGCGTCGGAGGTGCGATCGGTCGTCGTGGGCGGAAGCCGTCCCGCGCAGCTCCAGCAGAATGCGGAGTACGCTGCCCGGGAGATCTCGACTGCGCTCTGGGAGCACCTGGCGGCCGAGCGGCTCATCCCCGGCTGA
- a CDS encoding SDR family NAD(P)-dependent oxidoreductase, with protein sequence MSGTLEGLVAIVTGGASGIGAAVARRLHSDGAVIAVLDRDITGADAAFAAFTADVSDRASVDAAVDAVAEKFGRVDIVVNNAGVGAQGDIAANDDDEWARVLSINVTGIARVTAAALPWLRKSPAAAVCNTASIASTTGLPQRALYSASKGAVSALTRAMAADHLREGIRVNAVNPGTADTPWVGRLLDAASDPAAERAALEARQPHGRLVSPDEVAAAVAYLVSPAAGSTTGTFIEVDGGMAQLRLRPE encoded by the coding sequence ATGAGCGGCACGCTGGAGGGACTGGTGGCCATCGTCACCGGCGGAGCATCGGGGATCGGCGCGGCCGTCGCCCGCCGACTGCACTCCGACGGTGCGGTGATCGCCGTGCTCGACCGCGACATCACGGGTGCGGATGCCGCGTTCGCCGCCTTCACCGCCGACGTGTCCGACCGGGCGAGCGTCGACGCTGCCGTCGACGCCGTCGCGGAGAAGTTCGGTCGCGTCGACATCGTGGTGAACAACGCCGGCGTCGGAGCCCAGGGCGACATCGCCGCGAACGACGACGACGAGTGGGCACGCGTGCTGTCCATCAACGTCACCGGCATCGCCCGGGTGACCGCGGCCGCGCTGCCCTGGCTGCGGAAGTCTCCGGCGGCGGCCGTCTGCAACACCGCATCCATCGCATCGACCACGGGCCTGCCGCAGCGGGCGCTGTACAGCGCATCCAAGGGCGCCGTCTCCGCGCTGACCCGTGCGATGGCCGCCGACCATCTGCGGGAAGGCATCCGAGTCAACGCCGTGAACCCTGGCACCGCGGACACCCCGTGGGTCGGTCGGCTTCTCGACGCGGCATCCGACCCCGCCGCCGAGCGCGCGGCCCTCGAAGCACGGCAGCCGCACGGACGCCTGGTGAGCCCGGACGAGGTCGCCGCGGCCGTGGCCTACCTGGTGTCGCCCGCCGCCGGTTCCACCACGGGCACGTTCATCGAGGTCGACGGGGGCATGGCGCAGCTGCGCCTGCGGCCCGAGTAG
- a CDS encoding RbsD/FucU family protein — protein MLEGIHPLLTGELLLHLDRMGHSDAVVIADAHFPAWGLGARVIDLPGTSTPEVVAAIRSVLPLDDAPGIDLMTSADGEVLDVQRELMKAAGTGIDTTRFVERFAYYEVAKSAYLMVRTGETRKYGNALLRKGVVGHASA, from the coding sequence GTGCTCGAAGGAATCCACCCCCTGCTCACCGGCGAGCTGCTGCTGCACCTCGATCGGATGGGCCACTCGGACGCCGTCGTGATCGCCGACGCGCACTTCCCGGCCTGGGGTCTGGGCGCGCGCGTCATCGATCTTCCCGGAACCAGCACGCCGGAGGTGGTGGCCGCGATCCGCTCTGTCCTGCCGCTCGACGATGCGCCGGGAATCGACCTGATGACCTCCGCCGACGGCGAGGTGCTCGACGTGCAGCGCGAGTTGATGAAGGCCGCCGGCACAGGCATCGACACGACCCGGTTCGTCGAGCGCTTCGCGTACTACGAGGTCGCGAAGAGCGCGTACCTCATGGTGCGAACGGGCGAGACGAGGAAGTACGGCAATGCGCTGCTGCGGAAGGGCGTCGTCGGTCACGCGTCGGCGTGA
- a CDS encoding L-fuconate dehydratase: protein MSRIVALDTTDIRFPTSLSLDGSDAMNPDPDYSAAYVVVRTDAEDGIDGHAFVFTIGRGNDVQVAAIDALAGHLVGRELEPLLADMGTTFRDIIGDSQLRWLGPEKGVMHMAIGAAINALWDIKAKRAGLPLWQLLARMTPEELVDLVDFRYLTNALTRDDALAILRAAEPGRVEREQQLLATGFPGYTTSPGWLGYSDGKLERLAREAMADGFTQIKLKVGADLDDDIRRFRKAREVCGPDFPIAIDANQRWEVSEAIEWVNALAEFHPAWVEEPTSPDDILGHAEIARGIAPIRVATGEHAQNRMIFKQLLQADAISVMQIDAVRVAGVNENIANLLLAAKFGVPVCPHAGGVGLCEAVQHLSMFDFIAVSGSRDGRMIEYVDHLHEHFVVPTDIQGGSYMPPSAPGTGMEMKADSVSTYTWTGAHVGA from the coding sequence GTGAGCCGCATCGTCGCCCTCGACACCACCGACATCCGCTTCCCCACGTCGCTCAGCCTCGACGGGTCCGACGCGATGAACCCCGACCCCGACTACTCGGCGGCGTACGTGGTCGTGCGAACCGACGCCGAGGACGGCATCGACGGCCACGCGTTCGTCTTCACGATCGGTCGAGGCAACGACGTGCAGGTCGCAGCGATCGACGCCCTCGCCGGACACCTGGTCGGTCGCGAGCTCGAGCCGCTGCTCGCGGACATGGGCACGACGTTCCGAGACATCATCGGCGACTCGCAGCTGCGCTGGCTCGGCCCCGAGAAGGGCGTGATGCACATGGCGATCGGCGCGGCCATCAACGCCCTGTGGGACATCAAGGCCAAGCGCGCGGGGCTCCCGCTCTGGCAGCTGCTCGCGAGGATGACACCCGAGGAGCTCGTCGATCTGGTCGACTTCCGCTACCTCACCAATGCGCTGACCCGTGACGACGCGCTCGCGATCCTGCGTGCCGCCGAACCGGGACGAGTCGAACGGGAACAGCAGCTTCTCGCGACAGGATTCCCCGGATACACGACGAGTCCCGGCTGGCTCGGCTACTCCGACGGGAAGCTCGAGCGCCTCGCGCGGGAGGCGATGGCCGACGGCTTCACACAGATCAAGCTCAAGGTGGGCGCTGACCTCGATGACGACATCCGTCGCTTCCGCAAGGCGCGCGAGGTCTGCGGACCCGACTTCCCCATCGCGATCGACGCGAACCAGCGCTGGGAGGTGTCGGAGGCGATCGAGTGGGTGAACGCGCTCGCCGAGTTCCACCCGGCCTGGGTCGAAGAGCCCACCAGCCCCGACGACATCCTCGGGCATGCGGAGATCGCCCGCGGCATCGCTCCGATCCGGGTGGCGACCGGCGAGCACGCACAGAACCGGATGATCTTCAAGCAGCTGCTGCAGGCCGACGCGATCTCGGTCATGCAGATCGACGCGGTGCGGGTGGCTGGCGTCAACGAGAACATCGCCAACCTGCTGCTCGCCGCGAAGTTCGGAGTGCCGGTGTGCCCGCACGCGGGTGGCGTCGGACTCTGCGAGGCGGTGCAGCACCTGTCGATGTTCGACTTCATCGCCGTCAGCGGGAGCCGCGATGGCCGGATGATCGAGTACGTCGACCACCTGCACGAGCACTTCGTCGTACCCACCGACATCCAGGGCGGCTCCTACATGCCGCCCTCGGCCCCCGGCACCGGTATGGAGATGAAGGCCGACAGCGTCTCGACCTACACCTGGACGGGTGCCCATGTCGGCGCCTGA